In Zingiber officinale cultivar Zhangliang chromosome 1A, Zo_v1.1, whole genome shotgun sequence, a genomic segment contains:
- the LOC122017294 gene encoding probable pectate lyase 5 encodes MAALMVLFLLALLSCNVLCSSSRTLPSKSIAAAAAVEDPELVVQEVQRSLNMSRRELGYLSCKTGNPIDDCWRCDPGWAKNRQRLADCAIGFGKNAIGGRDGDIYVVTDSGDDDPVNPKPGTLRYAVIQEEPLWIVFDHDMTIKLKEELLMNSYKTLDGRGANVHIAGGPCITVQYVSNVIIHGLHIHDCKQGGNANVRDSPGHYGWRTLSDGDGVSIFAGAHVWVDHCTISSCRDGLVDAIHGSTAITVSNNYFSHHDKVMLLGHSDDLAADKSMQVTIAFNHFGEGLVQRMPRCRHGYFHVVNNDYVHWEMYAIGGSAAPTINSQGNRFLAPNDQFAKEVTKREEAAESEWKKWNWRSEGDLMLNGAFFTPSGAGASSSYAKASSLSARSSSVVDALTAAAGALTCKKGSRC; translated from the exons ATGGCAGCACTCATGGTGCTCTTCCTCCTCGCCTTGTTGTCCTGCAacgttctctgctcttcttctcgCACTTTGCCTTCGAAATCAATTGCGGCGGCGGCGGCTGTTGAAGATCCTGAGTTAGTCGTACAAGAGGTGCAAAG GAGTTTGAACATGTCGCGGCGGGAACTGGGGTACTTGTCGTGCAAGACCGGGAACCCGATCGACGACTGCTGGCGGTGCGATCCGGGGTGGGCCAAGAACCGGCAGCGGCTGGCGGACTGCGCGATTGGGTTCGGGAAGAACGCGATCGGCGGCCGCGATGGTGACATTTACGTGGTGACTGACAGCGGCGACGACGACCCTGTGAACCCCAAGCCGGGGACGCTGCGGTACGCGGTCATCCAAGAAGAGCCGCTCTGGATCGTCTTCGACCACGACATGACCATCAAGCTCAAGGAGGAGCTGCTGATGAACTCTTACAAGACCCTCGACGGCCGCGGCGCCAACGTGCACATCGCCGGCGGGCCCTGCATCACGGTGCAGTACGTTAGCAACGTCATCATCCACGGCCTCCACATCCACGACTGCAAGCAAGGCGGGAACGCGAACGTGCGCGACTCTCCGGGGCACTACGGATGGCGCACGCTGTCGGACGGCGACGGCGTGTCCATCTTCGCCGGCGCCCACGTGTGGGTCGACCACTGCACGATCTCCAGCTGCCGCGACGGGCTGGTGGACGCCATCCACGGATCCACCGCCATCACCGTCTCCAACAACTACTTCAGCCACCACGACAAGGTGATGCTGCTGGGGCACAGCGACGACCTCGCCGCCGACAAGAGCATGCAGGTCACCATCGCCTTCAACCACTTCGGCGAAGGCCTCGTGCAGAGGATGCCAAG GTGTCGCCATGGCTACTTTCACGTGGTGAACAACGACTACGTTCATTGGGAGATGTACGCGATCGGAGGGAGCGCGGCGCCGACAATAAACAGCCAAGGAAACAGGTTCCTCGCACCCAACGATCAGTTCGCCAAGGAGGTGACCAAGCGGGAGGAGGCGGCGGAGAGCGAGTGGAAGAAGTGGAATTGGAGGTCGGAAGGAGATCTGATGCTGAACGGAGCCTTCTTCACGCCGTCGGGGGCCGGAGCATCGTCGAGCTACGCGAAAGCGTCGAGCTTGAGCGCGCGGTCGTCGTCGGTGGTCGACGCGTTAACGGCGGCTGCCGGCGCGCTCACGTGCAAGAAAGGCTCCCGTTGTTGA
- the LOC122017283 gene encoding anthranilate synthase alpha subunit 1, chloroplastic-like translates to MVAVTFSFCSQLLGLRGRHLTPPFRFPSAVAASCHKGIQFRIISSLAPSTKRSAVSHSSSEETVEKDEAFKFAEAAKVGNLVPLHRCIFSDQLTPVVAYRCLVKEDDFEAPSFLFESVEQGSRGNNVGRYSVVGAHPAMEIVARENMVSVMDHEEERMTEEIVDDPMQIPKSIMEGWSPQTIDEFPDAFCGGWVGYFSYDTMRYLEKKKLPFSGSPKDDRNLPDIHLGLYNDVIVFDHVEKKAHVIHWVRLDQYSSIEEAYQDGKSHLEAFLSKVHTGKVPRLSAGSIKVHTNTFGPALTKSSMTNEEYKKAVLQAKEHIFAGDIFQIVLSQRFERRTYASPFEVYRSLRIVNPSPYMAYIQARGCVLVASSPEILTRVKKRKIINRPLAGTIRRGTTEEEDKSNEQQLLSDEKQRAEHIMLVDLGRNDVGRVSKPGSVKVEKLMNIERYSHVMHISSTVIGELYDHLTCWDALRAALPVGTVSGAPKVRAMELIDQLEFTRRGPYGGGFGGISFTGDMDIAIALRTILFLTGSQYNTMYSYKDPERRQEWVAHLQAGAGIVADSNPDDELKECENKAAALSRAIDLAESTFVEKL, encoded by the exons ATGGTAGCTGTCACCTTCTCGTTCTGCTCGCAGTTGCTGGGCCTACGCGGTCGCCACTTGACCCCACCGTTCCGGTTCCCTTCCGCCGTCGCCGCGTCCTGTCACAAAGGAATCCAATTTCGCATCATCTCTTCGTTAGCTCCCTCAACCAAACGCTCGGCCGTCTCACATTCCTCCTCGGAGGAAACAG TTGAAAAAGATGAGGCATTTAAGTTCGCGGAGGCTGCCAAAGTTGGCAATTTGGTGCCCCTTCACCGTTGCATTTTCAGTGACCAGCTGACACCGGTTGTGGCCTATCGTTGTCTTGTGAAGGAGGATGACTTTGAAGCACCAAGCTTTCTATTTGAGTCAGTGGAGCAAGGTTCCCGGGGGAATAATGTG GGACGTTATAGTGTTGTTGGAGCGCATCCAGCAATGGAGATTGTGGCCAGGGAGAACATGGTATCTGTTATGGATCATGAGGAAGAGCGAATGACAGAGGAGATTGTTGATGACCCCATGCAAATCCCCAAGAGTATCATGGAGGGTTGGAGCCCACAGACCATTGATGAATTTCCTGATGCTTTTTGTG GTGGATGGGTCGGCTACTTTTCCTATGATACCATGCGATATCTAGAGAAGAAAAAGCTTCCATTCTCAGGTTCTCCCAAGGATGATAGAAACCTTCCAGATATCCATTTAGGACTGTACAATGATGTTATAGTGTTTGACCATGTGGAAAAG AAAGCACATGTAATTCATTGGGTAAGATTAGACCAATACTCCTCGATCGAGGAAGCCTATCAAGATGGGAAGAGTCATTTGGAAGCTTTTCTATCGAAGGTGCACACCGGGAAAGT GCCTAGGTTATCTGCTGGATCTATAAAAGTCCATACAAATACTTTTGGCCCTGCTTTAACAAAGTCATCAATGACAAATGAAGAATACAAGAAGGCAGTTTTGCAGGCAAAGGAACACATCTTTGCTGGCGATATTTTTCAGATTGTTTTGAGCCAGCGTTTTGAGCGGCGCACATATGCATCTCCATTTGAAGTATATCGCTCACTGAGAATTGTGAATCCAAGTCCATACATGGCCTACATACAG GCAAGAGGATGCGTTCTTGTAGCATCCAGCCCTGAAATTCTTACTCGTGTAAAGAAG AGGAAAATTATTAACCGACCTCTTGCTGGGACAATTAGAAGAGGAACAACAGAGGAGGAGGATAAATCAAATGAACAACAGCTACTAAGCGATGAAAAGCAGCGTGCAGAGCATATCATGCTTGTAGATTTGGGAAGAAATGATGTTGGAAGG GTATCAAAACCTGGATCGGTAAAGGTGGAAAAACTAATGAATATCGAGAGATACTCCCATGTGATGCACATCAGTTCGACG GTAATTGGGGAGTTATATGATCATCTGACTTGCTGGGATGCTCTCCGAGCTGCATTGCCTGTCGGAACAGTCAGTGGAGCTCCAAAG GTAAGAGCCATGGAGTTAATTGATCAATTGGAATTCACACGACGAGGACCGTACGGTGGTGGCTTTGGAGGAATCTCATTTACCGGCGACATGGACATTGCAATTGCTCTTCGGACCATATTATTCTTGACTGGGAGCCAGTACAACACTATGTACTCATACAAGGATCCCGAGAGGCGCCAAGAATGGGTGGCACACCTTCAAGCTGGAGCAGGCATTGTAGCAGACAGCAACCCTGATGATGAGCTGAAAGAATGCGAGAACAAAGCTGCAGCCCTTTCTCGCGCCATTGATCTCGCGGAGTCTACATTTGTCGAAAAATTGTAG